In Candidatus Angelobacter sp., a single window of DNA contains:
- the wecB gene encoding UDP-N-acetylglucosamine 2-epimerase (non-hydrolyzing), giving the protein MPAHSQLMQCLKIIVVAGARPNFMKVAPIMKAVEEHNARCGEVRPRIDARLLHTGQHYDKAMSEVFFRELGIRPPDINLGVGSGSHAIQTANVMAKFEPVCERERPDWVVVVGDVNSTMACTLVCSKMGVKVAHVEAGLRSFDRTMPEEVNRIVTDALADLLLTPSADADDNLKREGIPDSKIRLVGNVMIDALMANLNQARVNHLVEDLGLREKLFVYVTLHRPSNVDERESLAAIITELKRLASQLPVVFPMHPRTLKMCRQFGITIDDAEGLKILEPIGYHDSLCLTEKARFVLTDSGGLQEESTYFRTPCLTLRPNTERPVTITVGSNHLTSLKTLRSDIETILGSRTSLGAVPDLWDGRTAGRIVHALVEYAGR; this is encoded by the coding sequence ATGCCGGCGCATTCACAACTGATGCAATGTCTGAAAATAATCGTCGTTGCAGGAGCGCGGCCGAATTTCATGAAGGTCGCTCCGATCATGAAGGCGGTTGAGGAGCACAACGCGAGGTGTGGCGAGGTCCGGCCGCGGATTGATGCCCGCTTGCTACACACGGGGCAACACTACGACAAAGCGATGTCGGAGGTCTTTTTTCGCGAGCTCGGGATCCGGCCACCCGATATAAACCTCGGCGTGGGCTCAGGCTCGCACGCCATCCAGACAGCGAACGTGATGGCAAAATTTGAACCGGTCTGCGAGCGAGAACGGCCGGACTGGGTCGTCGTGGTTGGGGATGTAAACTCAACCATGGCCTGTACTTTGGTTTGCTCAAAAATGGGGGTCAAGGTCGCGCATGTGGAGGCAGGCTTGCGGAGTTTTGATCGCACCATGCCTGAAGAGGTGAATCGCATCGTCACCGATGCTTTGGCAGATCTGCTCCTGACACCGTCGGCGGACGCTGACGATAACCTGAAACGAGAAGGCATTCCCGACTCGAAAATACGGCTTGTTGGCAACGTGATGATTGATGCGTTGATGGCAAACCTGAATCAGGCCCGCGTGAACCACCTCGTGGAAGATCTCGGTCTGCGGGAAAAGCTCTTCGTCTACGTCACGCTGCACCGACCATCGAACGTGGACGAACGGGAGAGCCTGGCCGCGATCATCACAGAGTTGAAACGGCTGGCCAGTCAGCTGCCGGTCGTCTTTCCCATGCACCCTCGGACACTAAAAATGTGCCGGCAATTCGGGATCACGATTGATGACGCCGAGGGTTTGAAGATATTAGAACCGATCGGCTACCACGATTCGTTGTGCCTTACGGAAAAAGCCCGGTTTGTGCTAACGGATTCAGGCGGGCTTCAGGAGGAGAGCACTTATTTCAGAACTCCATGCCTGACCCTCCGCCCGAATACAGAACGACCGGTCACGATAACCGTCGGAAGCAACCACTTGACGTCGTTGAAAACGTTGCGGTCTGATATCGAAACCATTCTCGGCAGCAGAACGTCCTTGGGCGCGGTCCCGGATTTATGGGACGGGCGGACTGCCGGCCGAATTGTGCACGCGCTGGTCGAGTATGCCGGCCGTTAA
- a CDS encoding glycosyltransferase family 2 protein, translating into MHHISVIIVSWNAREHLRNCLRSIRKTGDPLVREVIVVDNASTDGSPEMVEEQFPDATLIKAEKNLGFARANNLGIQRASGSLLALVNSDVIVHRDCFERLTRFLESHPDVGLVGPRVVGGDGRLQLTCGRLPTVWNTACRFLALDRILARWSWFSGFEMRHFDHNSCAEVEVLSGCFWLARRDAVKIVGGLDEGFFFYAEDLDWCKRFRSAGWKIMFVAEASATHFGGGSSSNSPSRFNIEMMRGNLIYWRKHHGVIGRSLYFLLSMMRHSVRLVAHGLLRFVLRDSRGESALKLKEDLICLRWLLTGKGT; encoded by the coding sequence ATGCACCACATCTCAGTCATCATCGTTAGCTGGAATGCCCGCGAACACTTGCGGAATTGTCTGAGGTCGATCCGCAAAACCGGTGATCCGCTCGTGCGGGAGGTCATCGTGGTTGACAACGCCTCGACCGATGGTTCCCCGGAGATGGTGGAAGAGCAATTCCCGGATGCGACGTTGATCAAAGCGGAGAAGAATCTGGGGTTTGCCAGAGCCAATAATCTGGGCATTCAGCGTGCATCCGGTTCGTTGCTGGCCTTGGTCAACTCCGATGTGATAGTTCATCGCGATTGCTTTGAGCGACTCACCCGTTTTCTTGAGAGCCATCCGGACGTGGGGTTGGTCGGACCCCGGGTTGTCGGCGGCGATGGCAGGCTGCAACTGACATGTGGTCGACTGCCGACCGTTTGGAACACCGCCTGCCGATTTCTTGCGCTCGACAGGATACTGGCCCGGTGGTCGTGGTTTTCGGGTTTCGAAATGCGGCATTTTGACCATAACAGTTGTGCTGAAGTCGAGGTTCTGAGCGGCTGCTTTTGGCTCGCTCGCCGTGACGCAGTGAAAATCGTGGGGGGACTGGACGAAGGGTTTTTCTTTTACGCCGAGGATTTGGACTGGTGCAAACGATTTCGAAGCGCCGGATGGAAGATAATGTTTGTCGCAGAGGCGAGCGCCACACATTTTGGTGGTGGTAGTTCCTCAAACTCACCCTCCCGCTTCAACATCGAAATGATGCGCGGCAACCTGATTTATTGGAGGAAACATCACGGCGTGATCGGTCGGTCGCTTTATTTCCTCCTTTCCATGATGCGGCATTCTGTTCGGCTTGTGGCGCACGGTTTATTGAGATTCGTGCTGCGGGACAGCCGCGGCGAAAGCGCCCTCAAACTAAAAGAGGATCTGATCTGTTTGCGATGGCTGCTGACTGGAAAAGGTACTTGA
- the asnB gene encoding asparagine synthase (glutamine-hydrolyzing): protein MCGICGKLQFDTGAKVEPALLRSMMESIAHRGPDGSGKYTSGPVGLGHTRLAIIDLNTGDQPISNEDKTIWVVYNGEIYNFQQLRDELLKKGHEFRTTTDTEVIVHLYEEYGVESLSRLRGMFAFALWDEKQQLLLLARDRIGIKPLYYAHTGKAIVFASEIKAILADPSVSCQVDPQSVDKFLTHLCLPGKDTLWKGIRKLEPGCYLVAKGDKSKVERYWDLRFELDDKWRTMDQACDALYNLVKSTVRDHMISDVPVGFLLSGGVDSTVVLSCAATETSKRISTFTVGFADAGFADERPYAKLAANRFGTDHHEITITPREFWDFLPTLVRQMEEPVCDPPAVSLHYVSKLARRHVKVLLSGEGGDEAFGGYHSYRNFLLLEKLKAAAGPFKGGLSRAFQVAGRVPLFSKIGQFAPYIDTPPAEYYYSRAASPFSYFNRNKGRLYTPGFYDQVDYKRSTEVIDDLFQRVHDRPLLDQMQYMDIKTSLPDDLLVKADKMTMGNSLELRVPFLDHKVLEFAASLPSDYRVKGATTKRILKAAFRKRIPKEIIKRKKAGFPIPIERWIQKDLREEVRQILLSKRCVDRGYFRKESVEALLDSGDRGQPVAKEVFSLLTLELLQTQFIDH from the coding sequence ATGTGCGGCATTTGTGGAAAATTACAGTTCGATACCGGGGCAAAGGTGGAACCCGCGTTGCTTCGCAGCATGATGGAATCGATAGCTCACCGCGGTCCGGATGGCAGTGGCAAGTACACTTCTGGCCCCGTGGGTTTGGGCCACACGCGGCTCGCGATCATTGATCTGAATACCGGAGATCAACCGATTTCGAACGAGGATAAAACGATTTGGGTTGTGTATAACGGTGAAATTTACAATTTCCAGCAACTACGCGACGAACTCCTGAAAAAAGGGCACGAATTTCGAACCACGACCGATACGGAAGTCATCGTGCATCTTTACGAAGAGTACGGAGTCGAAAGCCTTTCCCGGCTCCGCGGGATGTTTGCGTTTGCGCTTTGGGATGAAAAACAGCAGTTGTTATTACTGGCACGGGATCGGATTGGAATCAAACCCCTTTATTATGCGCACACCGGCAAAGCCATCGTCTTTGCGTCGGAAATCAAGGCGATCCTTGCCGATCCAAGCGTGAGTTGCCAGGTGGACCCTCAATCTGTCGACAAGTTCCTGACCCATCTCTGCCTGCCGGGGAAAGACACACTGTGGAAAGGAATCCGAAAGCTGGAACCGGGTTGTTACCTCGTTGCAAAGGGAGACAAATCCAAGGTGGAACGGTACTGGGATCTGCGTTTTGAACTGGATGATAAATGGCGGACGATGGATCAGGCCTGTGACGCCCTTTACAACCTGGTCAAGAGCACGGTCAGGGATCACATGATCAGCGATGTGCCGGTCGGTTTCCTGCTTAGTGGTGGAGTGGATTCGACGGTTGTGCTCAGTTGCGCGGCAACCGAGACGAGCAAAAGGATTAGCACGTTCACCGTTGGATTTGCTGATGCGGGCTTTGCGGACGAGCGGCCTTATGCGAAGCTCGCCGCTAACCGTTTCGGGACGGATCACCACGAGATCACGATTACTCCCCGGGAGTTTTGGGATTTCCTGCCAACGTTGGTTCGTCAGATGGAAGAGCCCGTGTGTGATCCCCCCGCGGTGTCGCTCCACTACGTTTCGAAACTTGCACGCCGTCATGTAAAGGTATTGCTCTCCGGCGAAGGAGGCGACGAAGCTTTCGGTGGATATCATAGCTACCGAAACTTTCTGCTGCTGGAGAAGTTGAAAGCGGCGGCAGGACCATTCAAGGGAGGACTGTCGAGGGCCTTTCAGGTTGCAGGGCGAGTTCCTCTTTTCAGCAAAATCGGGCAGTTTGCTCCATACATCGACACGCCGCCGGCGGAATACTATTACAGCCGGGCGGCCTCACCCTTCAGCTATTTTAACCGCAATAAAGGCAGGCTCTACACTCCAGGATTTTACGATCAAGTCGATTACAAACGATCAACAGAGGTGATTGACGATCTTTTTCAACGTGTTCATGACCGGCCTTTGCTGGATCAAATGCAATACATGGATATTAAAACATCGCTTCCCGACGATCTTCTCGTAAAGGCGGACAAGATGACCATGGGGAATTCGCTGGAGCTTCGAGTTCCATTTCTCGACCATAAGGTGCTGGAGTTTGCCGCGAGTCTTCCGTCGGACTATCGGGTGAAAGGCGCAACGACCAAACGCATTCTGAAGGCCGCGTTTCGGAAGCGGATTCCGAAGGAAATAATTAAACGCAAGAAGGCGGGGTTCCCCATACCGATCGAGCGGTGGATTCAGAAAGATTTGAGGGAAGAGGTTCGTCAGATTCTGCTCAGCAAGCGATGCGTTGACCGCGGGTATTTCCGGAAAGAAAGTGTTGAAGCGCTTCTGGATTCCGGAGATCGCGGACAACCCGTGGCAAAGGAGGTTTTCTCGTTGTTAACTCTTGAATTGTTGCAGACACAGTTTATTGACCACTAA
- a CDS encoding glycosyltransferase has protein sequence MSAEVNYIVVSPVRNEAEHISLTINSMVAQTILPTRWIIVNDGSTDATGPITEAAARAHSWIKVLNRPDRGFRKAGGGVVDAFYDGYRPVERESWDYLVKLDGDLSFERDYFERCFRHFDDDPRLGIAGGTICRAVQDGVEVESRIDPKFHVRGATKIYRSRCWSDIGGLIHAPGWDTLDEVKANMLGWATRTFSDINVVHLRPTGAAYGAWNDMAKGGMANYIAGYHPLFMFLKCMRRMVEKPYFIGGCALLFGFIRGYLKRVPQVDDKELISYFRRQQMNRLLFRKSLWG, from the coding sequence ATGAGCGCAGAGGTGAACTACATTGTTGTTAGTCCGGTCCGCAACGAGGCGGAGCACATTTCTCTTACCATAAATTCGATGGTAGCACAAACGATCCTCCCCACGCGCTGGATTATTGTGAATGATGGATCGACTGACGCGACTGGTCCGATCACAGAGGCTGCCGCGAGAGCGCACTCTTGGATCAAGGTTTTGAATCGCCCTGATCGGGGGTTCCGAAAGGCAGGTGGCGGGGTCGTTGACGCCTTTTATGATGGGTATCGACCCGTTGAACGAGAATCCTGGGACTATTTGGTAAAGCTGGATGGTGATCTTTCATTTGAGCGCGACTACTTCGAGAGGTGTTTCAGGCATTTTGATGACGACCCGCGGCTGGGAATCGCCGGGGGCACCATCTGCCGCGCCGTTCAGGATGGTGTTGAGGTTGAATCCCGGATCGATCCGAAATTTCATGTGCGGGGCGCGACGAAAATCTATCGAAGCAGATGCTGGTCGGATATCGGTGGCTTGATTCACGCGCCGGGTTGGGACACGCTGGATGAAGTAAAAGCGAACATGCTTGGCTGGGCGACGCGCACCTTTTCTGACATAAACGTGGTTCACCTTCGCCCGACCGGCGCCGCTTATGGGGCGTGGAACGACATGGCAAAAGGGGGAATGGCCAACTATATCGCTGGTTATCATCCTTTATTCATGTTTTTGAAATGCATGAGACGGATGGTGGAAAAGCCATACTTCATCGGGGGTTGCGCGCTTTTGTTTGGGTTCATCAGGGGATACTTGAAACGAGTTCCGCAAGTGGATGACAAGGAATTGATCAGCTACTTTCGCCGACAGCAAATGAACCGTCTTCTCTTTCGAAAGAGTCTTTGGGGGTGA
- a CDS encoding O-antigen ligase family protein → MTILGFLFAVVSSVLLFVLPRCWASLPFLLGAAYMTHAQEIAIGPLHFPVIRILIAVGFARVMSKGERITGGLKALDWMMIAWAVWTVLCSVFHTEGALVLRLGMVYNALGIYFLFRIFIREGGDVLNVFKLVSILFVPLGIAMVLEKLTGRNAFALLGGVPAQAAIRHGHFRAQGPFGHPILAGTVGAVCLPMAIFLWRTHRKLALTGIAATCGIVFGSGSSGPIMTIISIVGALLLWKRRRYLPAIRWMALVLVIALNFIMKDPVYYLLARIDITGGSTGWHRAALIEAAIKHFGDWWLGGTDYTRDWMPTGVTWSGNHTDITNHYIQMGVTGGMPLMLLFIGVLLVGFSTIGKALRASRKAPVEHRFLLWTLGSILFGHLTTFFSVTYFDQSVVFLYFLLASISSLGPAKPIPALVPARNTTRTSPDYAPHLSHHR, encoded by the coding sequence ATGACCATTCTCGGTTTTCTGTTCGCGGTTGTCAGTTCAGTCTTGCTGTTTGTTCTGCCAAGGTGTTGGGCTTCGCTTCCTTTTTTGCTGGGGGCCGCCTATATGACGCATGCCCAGGAAATAGCGATTGGCCCGCTACATTTCCCTGTAATCCGCATTTTAATTGCAGTGGGATTTGCGCGGGTGATGTCAAAAGGTGAGCGCATCACAGGCGGACTGAAAGCTCTGGACTGGATGATGATCGCCTGGGCCGTTTGGACCGTTCTCTGCAGCGTGTTCCACACCGAGGGCGCTTTGGTCCTGCGTTTAGGAATGGTTTACAATGCGCTGGGTATTTACTTTTTGTTTCGGATCTTCATCCGAGAAGGTGGCGACGTGCTGAACGTGTTCAAACTCGTCAGTATTCTTTTCGTGCCACTCGGGATAGCCATGGTATTAGAAAAGCTGACCGGGAGGAACGCGTTTGCTTTGCTGGGAGGCGTTCCTGCACAAGCTGCGATTCGTCATGGGCATTTTCGAGCACAAGGCCCGTTTGGCCATCCTATACTTGCGGGAACTGTGGGTGCGGTATGCCTGCCCATGGCCATTTTCCTGTGGCGAACCCACCGGAAACTTGCTCTGACGGGAATAGCGGCTACGTGTGGCATCGTTTTCGGCAGCGGTTCCAGCGGACCGATCATGACCATTATATCCATCGTGGGCGCGTTGCTGCTGTGGAAAAGACGCCGGTATTTGCCGGCGATCCGTTGGATGGCTCTGGTTTTGGTCATTGCTCTTAATTTCATCATGAAGGATCCTGTATACTATCTGCTCGCGCGAATCGACATTACCGGAGGCAGTACCGGATGGCACCGTGCAGCCTTGATTGAAGCTGCGATCAAACATTTTGGGGACTGGTGGCTGGGAGGCACAGATTACACGCGGGACTGGATGCCTACGGGAGTCACTTGGAGCGGTAACCACACGGACATTACAAACCACTACATTCAGATGGGGGTGACTGGGGGAATGCCGTTAATGCTGCTTTTCATCGGAGTTCTGCTCGTTGGATTCTCCACGATTGGAAAGGCGTTGCGGGCGAGCAGAAAGGCACCAGTCGAACACCGGTTCCTGCTTTGGACGTTGGGTTCGATTCTATTCGGCCATTTGACGACCTTTTTCTCGGTGACTTATTTTGATCAATCAGTGGTTTTTCTCTACTTCCTGCTGGCGAGCATAAGTTCACTCGGGCCCGCGAAGCCGATTCCGGCACTCGTCCCGGCTCGAAATACAACCCGGACATCGCCGGATTATGCACCACATCTCAGTCATCATCGTTAG
- a CDS encoding DUF354 domain-containing protein gives MRRHGPPGPTPRVKIWIDLDNTPHVPFFIPLARELDRRGHGTVLTARDAFQVCELADLRGLKYSKVGRHYGKNAILKVLGLFWRAAQLIPFVLRERPQLALSHGARSQIVLGNLLRIPTILVIDYEHARTLPLAGPRWEIVPDSLSVEGFRCKSERVRKYRGIKEDVYAPDFKPDPALLEELGLRSSDLVVTVRPPASEAHYHNPESELLLTELMARICQTRDARAVLLPRNREQELKLRAEHSDWFVAGRTIVPARAIDGLNLLWFSDLVVSGGGTMNREAAALGVPVYSIFRGKLGAVDRQLEQEGRLKLISSVEDVQTRIQLRHRDKTAPPKNRPRQALQDIVNHIEDIIRVEYLPVGSGSDNQVADDARFKD, from the coding sequence TTGCGTCGGCACGGCCCGCCGGGGCCCACCCCTCGCGTTAAAATATGGATCGACCTCGACAACACTCCTCATGTGCCCTTTTTCATTCCACTGGCACGTGAACTCGATCGGCGGGGCCACGGGACGGTACTAACTGCGCGAGACGCGTTTCAAGTATGTGAACTCGCCGATCTGAGAGGTCTCAAGTATTCAAAAGTCGGCCGGCACTACGGGAAGAATGCAATCCTGAAAGTATTGGGACTGTTCTGGAGAGCGGCACAACTGATCCCCTTTGTTTTGCGCGAGCGTCCGCAACTGGCTCTCTCTCACGGGGCGCGCTCCCAAATCGTGCTGGGAAATTTACTCCGGATTCCCACCATCCTTGTCATCGACTATGAGCACGCGAGAACGCTTCCGCTCGCAGGGCCGCGCTGGGAGATCGTACCCGACTCGCTGTCCGTCGAAGGATTTCGATGCAAGTCTGAACGCGTGCGCAAGTATCGGGGGATCAAAGAGGACGTATACGCGCCTGATTTCAAGCCGGACCCGGCTCTGTTGGAAGAACTCGGACTGCGCAGTTCCGACCTGGTCGTGACCGTCAGGCCCCCGGCGAGCGAGGCGCATTATCACAACCCGGAAAGTGAGTTGCTTCTGACCGAGTTGATGGCGCGGATCTGCCAGACCCGGGACGCCCGGGCCGTGCTCCTGCCGCGCAACCGCGAGCAGGAACTGAAACTTCGCGCCGAGCACTCCGACTGGTTTGTCGCCGGTCGGACCATCGTTCCCGCCCGTGCCATCGACGGGCTGAATCTTCTCTGGTTCTCTGATCTGGTCGTCAGTGGCGGTGGAACGATGAATCGCGAGGCGGCGGCGTTGGGGGTGCCGGTTTACAGTATTTTTCGTGGCAAGCTAGGCGCTGTGGATCGTCAACTGGAACAAGAGGGGCGGCTGAAGCTGATTAGCAGTGTTGAGGACGTTCAAACCCGGATCCAATTACGGCATCGCGATAAAACGGCTCCACCTAAAAACCGTCCGCGCCAGGCGCTGCAGGACATTGTGAACCATATCGAGGACATTATTCGAGTCGAGTATCTGCCCGTTGGGTCGGGCTCCGATAACCAGGTCGCGGACGATGCCCGGTTCAAAGATTAA